The sequence below is a genomic window from Nicotiana tomentosiformis chromosome 6, ASM39032v3, whole genome shotgun sequence.
agcaacactctctctccgaccatgaatgcaacatcatgaactctacggtcggcataactcttctgcctggactgtgctgtgcgaagtcgatcctgaataatcttgaccttatccaaggcatcctgtaccaaatctgtacccaacaattgagcctcccccggctcgaactaCCCAACCGGCGATCGACagcgtctaccatataatgcctcatagggagccatctggatgctcgcctggtagctgttattgtaggcgaactctgcaaggggcaagaactgatcccacgatcctccaaagtctataacacatgggcggagcatatcctccaatttctaaatagtgcgctcggactgtccatccgtctgaggataaAACATTGTTcttaactcaacccgcgtacccaactcacgctgtactaccctccaaaagtgctttgaactgtgtacctcgatgagaaatgatagacacggtcacaccgtgaagacggacgatctcgtggatgtaaatctctgccaactacTCTGGAGAATAGGTAACTTCCACAGGAAGGAAATGCGctaacttagtcagcctgtccacaatgacaaaaactgcatcgaacttcctctgagtctgtgggagtccaacaacgaaatccatagtgatacgctcccacttccactcaggaatcacTATCTTCCGAAGCAAACCACCacctgatgctcgtactttacttgctgacaatttagacaccgagctacataagcaactatattcttcttcatcctcctccaccaataatgctactgcaggtcctgatacatcttagtggcgccggatgaatagaataccgagaactgtgggcctcctcgagaatcaaatcacaaagtccatccacattaggcacacaaagaCGACCATGCAtactcaaaactccgtcatctccgacagtaaccttcttggcaccatcATGtcacactgtgtctctaaggactaACAAATGAGGGTTGTCATACTGTcgatctctgatacgctcaaacaaggaagatcgagcgactgtacaagctagaacacggctgggctctaaaatatccaacctcacaaactggttggctaaagactgaacatctgatgcaagcggcctctcaacgactggaatgaatgcaaggctgcccatactcgttgcctttctactcaaggcgttagccaccacattggccttcccggggtggtACAAAaaagtgatatcatagtctttcaatagttccaaccacctcctctacctcaaattgagatccctttgcttgaacaaatactgaaggctccgatgatccgtgaaaacctcacacgacacaccgtaaagatagtgcctccaaatcttcagcacatgaacaatggctgccaactctaagtcatggacagggtaattcttctcatgaaccttcaactgtcgcgacacatatgcaatcaccctaccatcctgcatcaatgcCGCACTGAGCCCAACAtgggacgcatcacaatatactgtataagatcctgaacctgtgggcaacaccaacaccggcgctttagtcaaagcagtcttgagcttctgaaagctggCCTCACACTCgcttgaccatctgaatggggcaccattctgggtcaacctggtcaatggggctgctatagatgaaaacccctccacaaatcgatggtaatagcccgccaaacccaagaaactcctgatctctgtaactgaagtggGTCTAGGTCAGTTTTGaacttcctcaatcttcttaggatctacccgaatgccctctgctgatacaacatgcccgaagaaagcgactgaatccaaccaaaactcgcactttgaaaatttagcatataactggatggctctcaaagtctgaagtgcAATCGTGggatgctactcatgctcctctcgattgtgggagtagatcaagataatatcaataaacatgatcacaaaggagtccaaataagacttgaacactcggttcatcaaatctatgaatgttgatgaggcatttgtcaacccaaaggacatcactagaaactcataatgcccgtaacgAGTCTGAAaagatgtcttagggacatcgcatgtcctaatcctcaactgatggtagccagatctcaaatcaatcttcgaaaacaccttggcaccctaaattttatcaaataagtcatcaatcctcgacaatggatacttgttcttgatggtgactttgttcaactgccggtaatctatgcacatcctcatcgatccatccttcttcttcacgaacaacacaggcgcaccccagggcgagacactaggtctaataaagcccttatcaagcaaatcttgcaactgttacttctattctttcaactctggcgggtccatacggtatggcggaatcgaaatgggatgagtgcccggagccaagtcaatacagaaatcaatatccctatcgggtggcatccccggcaagtctgtaggaaacacctctgtctcttaccaactgtctttctggatgtagatggcgttgtataacgaataaaatagaatttaggaatttgaatttcttacaactgagctttaccacgcgatctagagtaagaagaaagagtgacagacctaaatgccttgtagcctcctacttataagtgtggtgcacaacacacacacataaacaagactctactagacatggcttgtagactccctaggatagaactgctctgataccacttttgtcacgacccaaaccgtagggccgcgacgggcacccgatgcctAACTCAACTGAGTACTAACGTAACgtatcattcttatcatactatcatgggtaaatgaaccggaaaggtcgtcatgagataactagaataaaacataagggaatactagacataagacgacccaacatgataaagaaacttatacatgtgagatatgagcctataaggccgacataatcatttgtatactcaagacATAGgctgataaggccatacaagtatccatatacatgtcatctgtctacaagcctctaaaagtacataaatgtcataaaggtcgggacaaggccccgtcataccaatcaatacatattcaaatcatacttaccaaataggcaactccagagcaattGGAGTGTACAAACACATTctgctgagttgatagcctactaggagaactctcaacctgtctatcgggacctgcgggcatagaacgcagcatccccaggaaaaagggacatcagtacaataaagtaccgagtatgtaaggcatgaaaaacatatggagtaaagaactcaacctgtaagtctgaatagatctgtgaatgatgaaaatatatataatgtcatgcatgtgcgtataaatgccataccatgcataagtatatgcgtacataacatcatcaagcctctaagggcatcccatcatatcatctcagccactgtgggagaaatcatcaacgtatatcagctgattaggtggtggtgcatatataactcCATAACCTTTTCCATTTCCCATATACACATAAtttacgcgtatataacgccatctgttcatgggtcaatgtacatgtataaataaatgcaatgcataaggaagtaaATATATAATATCCCTCAAAATAtcataagacccatgaacagacaatatgatagtaggacatatggggaatcaagaacataggcaaccctagtacttctaggaatagaattatttgtgaaagttgcgtacttgctcatttcttgcatcatatggatcatgccaaaaaggaaagaagggatagccttaacataccttatcacaatctttccaatcaccaaatTTAAATCGCCTCTTCGTACCTTAATCTAAAATAACACTAATAATaatatcattaagttacgaaaggtacaactatcgcacaacgaacgacaagcttattttgtattaaaacgggcaacatctcccctataatccttacttctttCAAAGTCAAGATAACACCAAACACAAAAATATCaacatgtatacattattttccaaccttatatatactacaaaatactacaaaacagcccaacacaccccaatatcttcatacacaaaacgaccaccgtagtagggTCAAACGGCCCGAAAATGTTACAACGAACGACCAGaccaccaccctgcatttatgtggtgtttctccacaacattaatcctccaaaactccagcaaatagtagtaaaacacacaGCCCAGCAGCAACACAAAATAATCCATAAACGGTcagctacaagtgaataactcgaactcacggcttccgatcaccgtcccgtgagttctaataattaggaaatgaatttatcaaccatccttaatatttaaacacttaaaaacaGAAAGTAAACATTTtcctaactatgaagtaccttccaaaactcaaactacaaggaaaaagagaggcgatatagcgatacttatgtcgtagggatcgttttaatgttatcgcttcttgattccatGTCCGGGATGATAATCTTCTTTGAAGCTCTAgaagagagcttaagagtaactttaggggtcttatttggttgtgtgttctggaaaattgaagaaagaaccgagataaggatataaatttccattttgtttgaaaagtcaaaaggtgagCCTTGGTACCCTTGCATTGGtccttcttccaacgcttataactttttatccaGGTGTCGTATTTACAAATGGTTAAGAGAGTTGGAAAATATattccaagaccttaaatttggtatataatatgtcccaaaaggcCTCATATATCACATGAAATGTATTTCTctaaaagctctgttacaaggcaaatccttagtcggttgtttccgcaactttaatccgatttttcacaaactttatattttctatccaaacttCATATATAGACATataatgactttaaaatcatttaaatcatgattaacaagtctcatattcattacgtcaccttgggacgcacagggtgtaacgaTTTTCCCccctagaaacattcgtcctcgaatgttaaactcccagaaatctatagatattttggcagagtctcctacATAACGGTAATACTACAAACTTTTCACACAGAAAAaccaacaatacaaagccacacatagccacaatcatcaataacaccaatgtcCTCACACGActaataacaataactaacataagaatcaagtaccatatacgtacctaaaggttgtaatgtctcagtctgatcctcctACGGAAATGgtaacaagtgaggatacctagtcttcatttcttctccagcttcccaagtcatatcctttacattattgttaatccaaattactttaactgaagctacatccttagttcttaatctctgaacttgtctatctagtagaGCAAtaggagcttcctcatatgatagctgctctgtaacctgaacatcgtcaactggaatgactttatAGGGATCACTAATACACCTAAggaactctggtcctactaacttagtttccccaaccttGAACCAttcgataggtgacctacacttttgtatgtaaagagcttcgtatggagccatctgaatcctggaatgataactattattatatgaaaCTCAATAAGTAGAAgataatcatcccagctacccctgaagtccatcacacaagctcGTAGAATATCCTCTAGTGTTtgaatagtacgttcagcctgaccgtctgtctggggatgaaatattgtactaaaacttacctgagtccccaatcctttttggaaggacctccagataTTAACTGTAAACtaagcacctctatctgagataacaGATATAggtacaccatgaagtcgtactatctccctaatgtaaagccttgcataatcctctactgAATAAGTAGTCCTGATAGACAGCAAATGAGCtgcttttgtaagtctatcgacaATAACCCATTTAGCATCGAACTTAcattgggtacgaggtaagcctatgatgaaatccatattaatcacttcctaTTTCCAAGttagaatctctatagcctgtaataatccacagggtttctgatgctcaatcttaacctg
It includes:
- the LOC138894746 gene encoding uncharacterized protein — protein: MKKDIVEFVAQCPNCQHVKIKHQKPCGLLRVIEILTWKWEVINMDFIIGLPRTQHKFDAKWVIVDRLAKASHLLSIRTTYSVEDYARIYIRDIVQLHGVPISNISDRGAQFTVNFWRSFQKRLGTQIEVLSLQLISGGPSKKDWGLRIQMAPYEALYIQKCRSPIEWFKVGETKLVGPEFLRCISDPYKVIPVDDVQVTEQLSYEEAPIALLDRQVQRLRTKDVASVKVIWINNNVKDMTWEAGEEMKTRWRYIRVNYVYMGNGKGYGVIYAPPPNQLIYVDDFSHSG